AGGGTACTCTCCCTTGAGCCCTGCCACGGAGGCGATGTGGATGATCTTGCCGTAGCCCCTCTCCCGCATGCGCTGGGCAGCGGCGCGGCTTGCCAGGAAGGCCCCCACCAGGTTGACCTCGAGGACCTCCCGCACCTTTTCCACGGGCATCTCCCAGGAGGGGGCCCCCCAGGAGATCCCCGCGGCGTTCACCAGGATGGTGAGGGGCCCAAGTTCCCGCTCCACCTGGTCCACCACCGCGAGGAGCCGCCCTTCGTCCCGCACATCCCCTTCCAGGTAAAGGGCTTCCCCAAGGTGCTTTTTGGCCTCCTCAAAGAAGCTGGCCCTCCGGGCCAAAACCGCCACCTTGGCCCCGGCTTCCTTGAGGGCTAGGGCTGCTTCGAGGCCAAGCCCCCGAGATCCCCCCGTCACCAGGGCTACTTTGCCGTCCAGGCGAAACTGCTCCAGGAACATAGTCCCCCCTTATCCCTCTGAGGAATCGTGGAACAGGTCCTTATACTGTTCCCTGAGGGCACGCTTTAGGAACTTCCCCGCGCTGGTGCGGGGGATCTCTTCCACGAAGACGTAGGCATCGGGAAGTTGCCACTTGGCAAAACCAGCCTTTAAGAGATGTTCCCGAAGCTCCTCCTCGCTGGGTTTCTCTCCCCTGGGCACCACCACGGCTAAGGGCCTTTCCTGCCACTTGGGGTGGGGAATGGCCACCACCGCCGCCTCTTTCACCTTGGGATGTCCCATGAGGGTGTTTTCCAGATCCACGCTGGAGATCCACTCCCCACCCGACTTGATTAGGTCCTTGAGCCGGTCTTTGATCTCCAGATAACCCTCCTCATCCCACACGGCGATGTCTCCTGTTCGGAACCATCCGTCGGGGGTTAGGGCGTTACGGCTAGCCTCCTCGTTCCGGTAGTACCCTCCGGTGATCCAGGGTCCCTTGAGCTGGACCTCTCCCATGGTTCTGCCGTCCTTGGACACCGGGCGACCTTCCTCGTCCGCAACCCGAAGGCGTACCAGGGGGATGGGGAGGCCAGTTTTGGTCTTGAGGCGGATCCTTTCCTCCCAGGGGAGGCTTTCCAGGTGGCTTTTCACAAAGTTCT
The genomic region above belongs to Thermus antranikianii DSM 12462 and contains:
- a CDS encoding SDR family oxidoreductase → MFLEQFRLDGKVALVTGGSRGLGLEAALALKEAGAKVAVLARRASFFEEAKKHLGEALYLEGDVRDEGRLLAVVDQVERELGPLTILVNAAGISWGAPSWEMPVEKVREVLEVNLVGAFLASRAAAQRMRERGYGKIIHIASVAGLKGEYPEVLDAVGYSASKGGLIALTRDLAVKWGRFGIRVNALAPGFFPTRMTEKVLPKVEAFLKTTLPLGRPGKPGELGGAVLFLASPASDYITGAVLPVDGGATAL